A genome region from Arachis duranensis cultivar V14167 chromosome 8, aradu.V14167.gnm2.J7QH, whole genome shotgun sequence includes the following:
- the LOC107462665 gene encoding aspartic proteinase Asp1 isoform X1, giving the protein MSVKSWRIVALHTVMLFLLFFVIFPLTLSAVSQPRNLKNRNSKTSDASSAIFQVEGNVYPLGHYTVSLSIGNPPKLYDFDIDSGSDLTWVQCDAPCKGCTKPPDQLYKPKNNLVQCGEELCAGIHLSNEYQCAAPSDQCDYEVEYADQGSSLGVLVRDQITLPYTNGSVVRPRIGFGCGYHQKYFGLNSPPSTAGVLGLGRGIVSFLSQLHALGLIRDVIGHCLSVKGGGFLFFGDDLIPSSGVVWIPMFPSSLEKHYSAGPAKLLFDGKLTSIKDLELIFDSGSSYTYLNSEAYQATVDLVSNDLKRQKLERAIDDDSLPICWKGAKPFKSLGEVKSYFKPLALSFQKAKDLQFQLPPESYLIITKHGNACLGILDGTEVGLEKLNIIGDISLQDKIVIYDNENKKIGWVSANCDRLSVNREVEEGFPRRYATDSGIFSDRCPAIYGTTEK; this is encoded by the exons ATGAGTGTCAAAAGCTGGAGAATAGTAGCTTTGCACACGGTTAtgctttttctgttattttttgtcatttttccACTCACTTTATCAGCAGTCAGTCAACCCCGAAACCTCAAGAATCGAAATTCCAAAACTTCTGATGCTTCCTCAGCTATTTTCCAGGTTGAAGGGAATGTCTACCCTCTTGG GCATTATACAGTGTCCCTAAGCATTGGCAATCCCCCCAAACTATACGATTTTGACATTGACTCTGGTAGTGATCTAACTTGGGTTCAGTGTGATGCACCATGTAAAGGTTGCACCAAG CCACCAGATCAATTATATAAGCCCAAAAACAACCTTGTGCAATGTGGTGAAGAGTTGTGTGCTGGAATCCACTTATCAAATGAGTATCAATGTGCTGCTCCTTCGGACCAATGCGACTATGAGGTTGAGTACGCTGACCAAGGGTCTTCGCTGGGTGTGTTAGTCCGAGATCAGATTACCTTGCCGTACACCAATGGCTCTGTGGTACGCCCAAGGATAGGCTTTGG GTGTGGATATCATCAGAAGTATTTTGGTCTTAACTCTCCGCCATCGACAGCAGGAGTCCTTGGCCTTGGCAGGGGCATTGTAAGCTTTTTGTCCCAACTTCATGCTCTTGGTTTGATTCGAGATGTGATTGGTCACTGCTTAAGTGTGAAAGGAGGAGGGTTTCTATTCTTTGGAGATGATCTCATTCCCTCTTCCGGAGTTGTTTGGATACCCATGTTTCCTAGTTCCTTGGA AAAACACTACAGTGCAGGGCCTGCCAAACTTTTATTCGATGGAAAGCTTACATCTATTAAGGATCTTGAACTTATCTTCGATAGTGGCAGCTCATACACATATTTGAATTCTGAAGCTTATCAAGCCACTGTTGATCTG GTAAGTAATGATTTAAAGAGACAGAAATTGGAAAGAGCCATTGATGATGACTCACTTCCGATTTGTTGGAAGGGTGCAAAGCCTTTTAAATCCCTAGGTGAAGTAAAGAGCTATTTCAAGCCCCTGGCATTGAGCTTCCAAAAAGCAAAGGATTTGCAGTTTCAGCTGCCACCAGAATCTTATCTAATTATTACT AAACATGGAAATGCATGCTTGGGGATTCTAGATGGCACTGAAGTAGGTCTCGAAAAACTTAACATCATAGGAG ACATCTCGCTGCAAGATAAGATCGTGATTTATGACAACGAGAATAAGAAGATCGGATGGGTGTCTGCCAACTGTGACAGGCTTAG tGTGAATCGTGAAGTTGAAGAAGGTTTTCCACGCCGATATGCTACTGATTCTGGCATCTTTTCTGATCGGTGCCCAGCAATCTATGGtacaacagaaaaataa
- the LOC107462665 gene encoding aspartic proteinase Asp1 isoform X2: MSVKSWRIVALHTVMLFLLFFVIFPLTLSAVSQPRNLKNRNSKTSDASSAIFQVEGNVYPLGHYTVSLSIGNPPKLYDFDIDSGSDLTWVQCDAPCKGCTKPPDQLYKPKNNLVQCGEELCAGIHLSNEYQCAAPSDQCDYEVEYADQGSSLGVLVRDQITLPYTNGSVVRPRIGFGCGYHQKYFGLNSPPSTAGVLGLGRGIVSFLSQLHALGLIRDVIGHCLSVKGGGFLFFGDDLIPSSGVVWIPMFPSSLEKHYSAGPAKLLFDGKLTSIKDLELIFDSGSSYTYLNSEAYQATVDLKHGNACLGILDGTEVGLEKLNIIGDISLQDKIVIYDNENKKIGWVSANCDRLSVNREVEEGFPRRYATDSGIFSDRCPAIYGTTEK, translated from the exons ATGAGTGTCAAAAGCTGGAGAATAGTAGCTTTGCACACGGTTAtgctttttctgttattttttgtcatttttccACTCACTTTATCAGCAGTCAGTCAACCCCGAAACCTCAAGAATCGAAATTCCAAAACTTCTGATGCTTCCTCAGCTATTTTCCAGGTTGAAGGGAATGTCTACCCTCTTGG GCATTATACAGTGTCCCTAAGCATTGGCAATCCCCCCAAACTATACGATTTTGACATTGACTCTGGTAGTGATCTAACTTGGGTTCAGTGTGATGCACCATGTAAAGGTTGCACCAAG CCACCAGATCAATTATATAAGCCCAAAAACAACCTTGTGCAATGTGGTGAAGAGTTGTGTGCTGGAATCCACTTATCAAATGAGTATCAATGTGCTGCTCCTTCGGACCAATGCGACTATGAGGTTGAGTACGCTGACCAAGGGTCTTCGCTGGGTGTGTTAGTCCGAGATCAGATTACCTTGCCGTACACCAATGGCTCTGTGGTACGCCCAAGGATAGGCTTTGG GTGTGGATATCATCAGAAGTATTTTGGTCTTAACTCTCCGCCATCGACAGCAGGAGTCCTTGGCCTTGGCAGGGGCATTGTAAGCTTTTTGTCCCAACTTCATGCTCTTGGTTTGATTCGAGATGTGATTGGTCACTGCTTAAGTGTGAAAGGAGGAGGGTTTCTATTCTTTGGAGATGATCTCATTCCCTCTTCCGGAGTTGTTTGGATACCCATGTTTCCTAGTTCCTTGGA AAAACACTACAGTGCAGGGCCTGCCAAACTTTTATTCGATGGAAAGCTTACATCTATTAAGGATCTTGAACTTATCTTCGATAGTGGCAGCTCATACACATATTTGAATTCTGAAGCTTATCAAGCCACTGTTGATCTG AAACATGGAAATGCATGCTTGGGGATTCTAGATGGCACTGAAGTAGGTCTCGAAAAACTTAACATCATAGGAG ACATCTCGCTGCAAGATAAGATCGTGATTTATGACAACGAGAATAAGAAGATCGGATGGGTGTCTGCCAACTGTGACAGGCTTAG tGTGAATCGTGAAGTTGAAGAAGGTTTTCCACGCCGATATGCTACTGATTCTGGCATCTTTTCTGATCGGTGCCCAGCAATCTATGGtacaacagaaaaataa
- the LOC107462664 gene encoding E3 ubiquitin-protein ligase makorin, which translates to MSTRICKFYARGACLKGEQCDFYHERKDTDVSGQQICTFHQKGLCAYGSRCRYKHVNVSQASSSANGCQSVVLDSAAAHTIQGASSSWVPKATKISPSDKHARRSLHKHQDYLGNVDVSESSTSSAIPSEHLLCTFAAANCPLGDKCSRVHGNQCLYCRKYCLHPTDRRVKDNHLRTCEKKEKYLQSLKDSQEIECNVCLERVLSKPKPAECKFGLLPECDHAFCISCIRNWRSSAPTSGMDFNNTTNTVRTCPVCRKLSYFVIPSGIWYSTKEEKQEIIDNYKANCKLIDCKHFNFGDGNCPFGTSCFYKHTVKPGSYTWIHKRPPPRRRPNNLDMYDVLDMLGDVDLSGGELYSIMRDNDMFDEMDPYEMMAISDMLVTGPGPCPFDSEEDDDVDFIRMTSLAEALASGVDDFGPDDFRNDALDPMEAALFSMMMHSNIEEDEEDSDDEIY; encoded by the exons ATGTCCACAAG GATTTGCAAGTTTTATGCCCGAGGAGCATGTTTGAAAGGGGAGCAATGTGATTTTTATCATGAGAGAAAAGATACAGATGTTTCTGGACAGCAGATTTGCACATTCCATCAGAAAGGACTCTGTGCTTATGGTAGTCGATGCAGATATAAGCATGTCAACGTTTCTCAAGCATCATCTTCAGCAAATGGATGCCAATCTGTTGTTTTGGATTCTGCTGCAGCTCACACTATTCAAGGAGCATCGTCAAGTTGGGTTCCAAAAGCCACAAAGATATCTCCGTCTGACAAGCATGCAAGGCGTTCACTACATAAGCATCAGGACTATCTAGGGAATGTTGATGTTAGTGAATCAAGTACTAGTAGTGCGATACCATCTGAGCATCTTCTTTGTACATTTGCTGCTGCAAACTGCCCTCTAGGAGATAAATGTTCTCGTGTTCATGGAAATCAATGTTTATACTGTAGAAAATATTGCTTGCATCCTACTGATCGAAGGGTAAAAGACAATCATTTGCGGACTTgcgagaaaaaggaaaaataccTACAGAGTTTGAAAGATAGTCAAGAAATAGAATGCAATGTTTGTCTTGAGCGTGTTCTATCGAAACCTAAGCCTGCTGAATGTAAGTTTGGGCTGCTTCCGGAATGCGACCATGCTTTTTGTATATCCTGTATCCGTAACTGGCGTAGTAGTGCCCCAACCTCTGGAATGGACTTTAATAATACTACTAATACAGTGAGAACCTGCCCTGTGTGCCGCAAACTATCATATTTTGTCATTCCAAGTGGTATTTGGTATTCTACAAAGGAAGAGAAACAGGAAATTATTGATAATTACAAGGCAAACTGCAA GTTAATTGATTGTAAACATTTTAACTTTGGAGATGGAAACTGTCCATTTGGGACCAGTTGTTTCTACAAG CACACTGTGAAACCTGGTTCATACACATGGATTCATAAGAGACCACCACCTAGACGAAGACCGAACAATCTTGATATGTATGATGTATTGGATATGCTTGGCGATGTTGATTTATCAGGTGGAGAATTATATTCCATCATGAGGGACAATGACATGTTTGATGAGATGGATCCCTATGAAATGATGGCTATCTCAGACATGCTGGTCACTGGACCAGGTCCTTGCCCTTTTGATTCCGAGGAAGATGATGACGTGGATTTCATTCGGATGACTTCCTTGGCTGAAGCATTGGCTTCTGGTGTCGATGACTTTGGCCCGGATGATTTTAGAAATGATGCATTGGATCCAATGGAGGCAGCATTATTTTCAATGATGATGCATTCTAATATTGAAGAAGATGAGGAAGACAGTGATGATGAAATTTATTAG